The following are from one region of the Acidimicrobiia bacterium genome:
- a CDS encoding cation-translocating P-type ATPase, protein MDLELLEATPPWHGLGVDAVAERLETDLETGLSDAEATSRAERFGPNELVGRRRPDHLVRLGRQFSNVLIWLLLVAAAVSGFVIDEWIDAIAILAIVVLNAALGFAQETRAEQAMAQLRQLTAPWTRVVRGGTEQQIPADGVVPGDLVVLEPGDRVPADGRVVFSVRLTMAEGSLTGESLPVAKSAAPVPVEMSLADRTSMVLSGTAVVAGRGRAIVTSTGAATEVGKIASLVAQKEPPTPLQRELTRVGHRLAIVAAASAVLIFGAGTLRSYPAETMFLIAVALAVAAIPEGLPAVVTISLAGGVRRMAKRNAVVRRLPAVEALGATNVICTDKTGTLTLNEIRVHAVITATDRAVTFSTGTAVGRRLVEIAALCNDARSSKDGFAGDPTDIALLRALEERGVDLEQLRRQSPRLDEAGFDSRRKRMSTLHLAGSGHRLLVKGAPEIVIERATTILDAGGPAPIDDTRRSSLDGDAAELAARGLRTLGFAYRDLDGAPGDVADAEHDLTFVGLVGMRDEERPEVHDAIAEASRAGITVVMVTGDHRVTAAAVAETVGIEAAGVMEGSELQRTDEHELARSVTEYRVFSRVDPVDKVKIVKAWQRTGAIVAMTGDGVNDAPALRAADIGVAMGTGTDVAKEASALVLADDNFATIVAAVREGRRIFANLRNVVHYLLSSNASEVMTMVLGFLLFGWLGEPLAAVQLLWINLVTDSLPALALGMDAPIRDLMRDPPGSGRDILSGRNIALLMSQGAILTSAAMAALLLGHFVLDLSWQSTQTMIFSTLVLSQLIHAFNVRAAFVESDRVRRPTAWLIGAAAGSAIIHVLAVHTPLGNEFLKTTGMSALQWAVVAGLALASFAGVRLLSRRMTYPERPSGAGDAAHGATSRSSRRSCTPGEARLLELTDVNDAEGHDRPE, encoded by the coding sequence ATGGATCTCGAGCTCTTGGAAGCGACGCCGCCCTGGCACGGCCTCGGCGTCGATGCCGTGGCCGAGAGGTTGGAGACCGATCTCGAAACCGGGTTGAGCGATGCCGAGGCGACCAGTCGGGCCGAGAGGTTCGGCCCCAACGAGCTCGTCGGCCGGCGCCGCCCGGATCATCTCGTCCGGCTCGGGAGGCAGTTCTCGAACGTCCTCATCTGGCTCTTGCTCGTCGCGGCAGCAGTCAGCGGCTTCGTCATCGACGAGTGGATCGACGCCATCGCGATCCTGGCGATCGTCGTCCTCAACGCGGCGCTCGGCTTCGCACAGGAGACGCGCGCCGAACAAGCGATGGCTCAGCTGCGGCAGCTGACCGCCCCGTGGACCCGAGTGGTACGTGGCGGCACCGAACAGCAGATTCCCGCGGATGGCGTCGTGCCGGGCGACCTGGTCGTGCTCGAACCAGGCGATCGCGTCCCGGCGGACGGGCGAGTCGTCTTCAGCGTCCGGCTGACGATGGCGGAGGGTTCGCTCACCGGCGAGTCTCTCCCGGTCGCCAAGTCGGCCGCCCCCGTCCCCGTCGAGATGTCGTTGGCCGACCGCACTTCGATGGTCTTGAGCGGCACCGCGGTCGTCGCTGGACGAGGTCGGGCGATAGTGACGAGCACCGGGGCCGCCACCGAGGTCGGCAAGATCGCATCTCTCGTCGCCCAGAAGGAGCCGCCGACGCCCCTACAGCGCGAGCTGACGAGGGTGGGTCATCGCCTAGCGATTGTCGCAGCAGCCAGCGCCGTTCTCATCTTCGGAGCGGGGACATTGCGCAGCTATCCCGCCGAGACCATGTTCCTCATCGCGGTCGCCCTTGCGGTGGCAGCGATTCCGGAGGGTCTCCCTGCAGTTGTCACCATCAGCCTTGCTGGTGGGGTGCGGAGGATGGCGAAGCGCAACGCCGTGGTGCGACGGCTGCCGGCGGTCGAAGCCCTCGGAGCGACGAACGTCATCTGCACGGACAAGACCGGCACACTGACCCTCAACGAGATCCGGGTGCACGCGGTGATCACCGCCACCGATCGAGCGGTGACGTTCTCGACGGGGACAGCAGTGGGTCGACGCCTCGTCGAGATCGCGGCGCTGTGCAATGACGCCCGGTCCTCGAAGGACGGCTTCGCAGGCGACCCGACGGACATCGCGCTGTTGCGCGCCCTCGAGGAACGCGGGGTGGACCTCGAGCAGCTTCGCCGCCAATCGCCTCGCCTCGACGAGGCCGGCTTCGATTCGCGACGCAAGCGCATGAGCACGCTCCACCTGGCCGGCTCCGGCCATCGCCTGCTCGTCAAGGGAGCGCCCGAGATCGTCATCGAGCGCGCCACGACGATCCTCGATGCCGGCGGGCCGGCTCCGATCGACGACACCAGGAGATCGTCGCTCGACGGCGACGCAGCAGAGCTCGCCGCTCGAGGACTGCGGACCCTCGGATTCGCCTACCGCGATCTCGATGGTGCCCCGGGGGACGTTGCAGACGCCGAGCATGACCTCACCTTCGTCGGGCTCGTCGGCATGAGGGACGAGGAGCGACCCGAGGTCCATGACGCCATCGCCGAAGCGTCCCGAGCAGGCATCACGGTGGTGATGGTCACCGGCGACCACCGGGTCACGGCGGCCGCGGTGGCCGAGACGGTCGGCATCGAAGCCGCCGGGGTGATGGAGGGATCCGAGCTCCAGCGCACCGACGAGCACGAGCTGGCGCGCTCCGTGACCGAGTACCGGGTGTTCTCGCGAGTCGACCCGGTCGACAAGGTGAAGATCGTCAAGGCGTGGCAGCGTACCGGGGCGATCGTCGCCATGACCGGCGACGGTGTGAACGACGCCCCCGCTCTGCGGGCTGCCGACATCGGCGTCGCCATGGGCACCGGGACCGATGTCGCCAAGGAGGCATCGGCGCTCGTCCTCGCCGACGACAACTTCGCGACGATCGTCGCGGCGGTCCGCGAGGGACGGCGGATCTTCGCCAACCTCCGCAACGTCGTTCACTACCTGCTTTCTTCGAACGCGTCGGAGGTCATGACGATGGTGCTCGGCTTCCTCCTGTTCGGGTGGCTCGGCGAGCCGCTTGCCGCCGTCCAACTCCTCTGGATCAACCTCGTGACCGATTCTCTACCTGCCCTGGCGCTCGGCATGGACGCACCGATCCGCGACCTGATGCGCGACCCGCCCGGCTCGGGCCGCGACATCCTCAGCGGGCGCAACATCGCACTGCTCATGTCACAAGGCGCCATCCTCACGTCCGCTGCGATGGCTGCGCTGCTCTTGGGGCACTTCGTGCTCGATCTGTCCTGGCAATCGACGCAGACGATGATCTTCAGCACCCTCGTCCTCAGCCAGCTCATTCACGCTTTCAACGTGAGAGCCGCGTTCGTCGAATCGGACCGGGTTCGGCGGCCCACGGCCTGGCTCATCGGTGCCGCCGCCGGTTCGGCGATCATCCACGTCCTCGCCGTTCACACCCCCCTCGGCAACGAGTTCCTCAAGACAACCGGCATGAGCGCCCTGCAATGGGCCGTGGTCGCCGGCTTGGCGCTGGCGTCCTTCGCCGGCGTCCGGCTCTTGAGCCGTCGGATGACGTACCCGGAGCGGCCATCGGGCGCCGGCGACGCAGCCCACGGCGCTACGAGCAGGTCATCGAGGCGGTCGTGCACGCCAGGCGAGGCGCGCCTCCTCGAGCTCACTGACGTCAACGATGCCGAAGGTCACGACCGCCCGGAGTGA
- a CDS encoding DUF1634 domain-containing protein, producing MRDLDRPPGRDAPHIVQLLLRVGLAAATVMVTAGLGWALATGRETSLPVGLGALLADAEAPDRLMAGGILVLALTPVARVVALLVLWWRERDWTFVAVGFAVVVVLVAAIVLGHA from the coding sequence ATGCGTGACCTCGACCGGCCACCCGGCCGCGACGCCCCCCATATCGTCCAGTTGCTCCTCCGCGTCGGACTCGCAGCTGCGACGGTCATGGTCACCGCGGGGCTCGGGTGGGCGCTGGCGACCGGAAGGGAAACCTCGCTTCCCGTCGGGCTGGGCGCATTGTTGGCGGACGCCGAGGCTCCCGACCGGCTCATGGCGGGGGGAATCCTGGTGCTCGCCCTCACGCCCGTCGCCCGGGTCGTGGCCCTACTCGTCTTGTGGTGGCGCGAACGGGACTGGACGTTCGTCGCCGTCGGCTTCGCCGTCGTCGTCGTGCTCGTGGCCGCCATCGTTCTCGGACACGCCTGA
- a CDS encoding glycosidase — protein MRDDDARELFVRYPGNPILGPGRFPQVVNAVFNPGATVLDDGRTLLLLRVEYRTGVSSLIAATSDDGLTGWDIDPVRGLHPKAEDFAERWGVEDPRITRIGDEWYVIYVGYSGAGPLVSLAVTRDFVDWERRGVLMPPDDKDAALFPTTFGGRWALVHRPSPSMPGLGSHMWISFSPDLHHWGDAQVLLPARRGGLWDANKVGLGPPPLLTSRGWLVCYHGVRVTASGSIYRLGLALLDIAEPTRVIARSSEWIFGPRAPYEQSGDVPGVVFPCGWVLRDDGDTVHLYYGAADSVVGVAEASLERMLQFLVDTPPQTAEWATPDSPV, from the coding sequence ATGCGTGATGACGATGCTCGGGAGCTGTTCGTGCGGTATCCGGGCAATCCGATCCTGGGACCCGGCCGGTTCCCCCAAGTCGTGAACGCCGTCTTCAACCCCGGAGCCACCGTCCTCGACGATGGGCGCACCCTGCTTCTGTTGCGAGTCGAGTACAGAACCGGTGTGTCGTCTCTGATCGCCGCCACGAGCGACGACGGCCTCACCGGATGGGACATCGACCCCGTGCGCGGCCTCCACCCGAAAGCCGAGGACTTCGCGGAGCGGTGGGGCGTCGAAGACCCGCGGATCACGAGGATCGGCGACGAGTGGTACGTCATCTATGTCGGCTACTCGGGCGCCGGACCGCTCGTGTCGTTGGCGGTCACCCGGGACTTCGTCGATTGGGAGCGGCGAGGCGTGCTCATGCCGCCGGACGACAAGGACGCGGCGCTGTTCCCGACCACATTTGGCGGCCGCTGGGCGCTGGTTCACCGGCCGTCGCCCTCCATGCCAGGACTCGGTTCGCACATGTGGATCTCTTTCAGCCCCGACCTCCACCATTGGGGGGACGCCCAGGTCCTGCTTCCCGCCCGGCGCGGCGGCCTCTGGGACGCCAACAAGGTCGGGCTCGGTCCACCGCCTCTGCTGACGAGCCGCGGGTGGCTCGTCTGCTACCACGGTGTCCGAGTCACGGCATCGGGTTCGATCTACCGCCTTGGGCTCGCCCTTCTCGACATCGCCGAACCGACCCGGGTGATCGCGAGGAGCAGCGAGTGGATCTTCGGGCCGCGGGCGCCTTACGAGCAGTCTGGCGACGTGCCGGGAGTGGTGTTTCCATGCGGGTGGGTGTTGCGCGACGATGGCGACACCGTCCACCTCTACTACGGCGCGGCGGACAGCGTCGTCGGTGTCGCCGAGGCGAGCCTCGAGCGAATGCTGCAGTTCCTCGTCGACACCCCTCCTCAAACTGCAGAGTGGGCGACTCCTGATTCACCGGTCTGA
- a CDS encoding glycoside hydrolase family 130 protein — MLNVERRDVEIRPDPTRVVAKPFVPGESAFAGGPSRAELIADRVMKLTDDEVTKLLDETVERFAGRHRDLVRTWEANADTARGLVPGLEAVNGARRHLLGAVFTQEYAPGAAAICNPSIVQSPEGGGRFVLSVRSIGEGHISSVEFRTGHVARDGSVQLDPPSPYLTTGTRRTPRYERRAFEGRLVDLGADSMLTGRLVADLGERFGYAELQGALEVLRRSDVSEAAVFETARLAHWFASSNYELVFSESMPLSERILIPAGPADSQGIEDARFVRFVDDDGTSTYYATYTAFDGFTILPQLIETTDFVTFRIATLGGACARNKGMALFPRKIEGQYVALGRHDLENLHVLRSDDIRTWSNAELIYGPGRGWELVQIGNCGSPIETEHGWLVLTHGVGPMRTYAIGALLLHLDDPSRVIGDLGSPLLEPAEDERNGYVPNVVYSCGAIVEDGTVVIPYGFSDQAIHVATVDLEELIAAMT, encoded by the coding sequence ATGCTGAATGTCGAACGGCGCGACGTCGAGATCAGGCCCGATCCCACCAGGGTTGTCGCCAAGCCGTTCGTGCCGGGCGAATCGGCGTTCGCGGGGGGCCCGAGCCGCGCCGAGCTCATCGCCGATCGCGTGATGAAGCTGACCGACGACGAGGTGACGAAGCTCCTGGACGAGACCGTCGAGAGATTCGCCGGGCGGCATCGGGACCTCGTGCGCACCTGGGAGGCCAACGCCGACACGGCGCGCGGGCTCGTGCCGGGCCTCGAGGCGGTGAACGGGGCGCGGCGTCACCTGCTCGGCGCCGTCTTCACCCAGGAGTACGCACCCGGTGCGGCCGCCATATGCAACCCCTCGATCGTTCAGAGCCCGGAAGGCGGGGGTCGCTTCGTCCTCAGTGTGCGCTCCATAGGCGAAGGGCACATATCGTCCGTCGAGTTCAGGACAGGGCACGTCGCCCGGGACGGCTCCGTGCAACTCGACCCCCCCTCGCCGTACCTCACGACGGGAACTCGCCGGACTCCGCGCTACGAGCGGCGGGCGTTCGAGGGGCGCCTCGTCGACCTCGGTGCCGATTCGATGCTGACGGGGCGGCTCGTCGCCGACCTGGGGGAGCGGTTTGGATACGCGGAGCTGCAGGGAGCCCTCGAGGTGCTGCGGCGCAGCGACGTCTCCGAAGCCGCGGTCTTCGAGACAGCCCGCCTCGCTCACTGGTTCGCCTCCTCGAACTACGAACTGGTGTTCTCGGAGTCGATGCCCCTGTCGGAGCGCATCCTGATCCCGGCCGGGCCCGCGGACAGCCAGGGAATCGAGGACGCCCGTTTCGTTCGATTCGTCGACGACGACGGGACGTCCACGTACTACGCCACGTACACGGCGTTCGACGGCTTCACCATCCTCCCCCAGCTGATCGAGACCACCGACTTTGTGACGTTCCGGATCGCGACGCTCGGAGGCGCATGCGCCAGGAACAAGGGCATGGCCCTCTTCCCTCGCAAGATCGAGGGCCAGTACGTGGCCCTCGGTCGACACGACCTCGAGAACCTCCATGTCCTGCGCAGCGACGACATCCGCACGTGGAGTAATGCCGAGCTCATCTACGGTCCGGGGAGAGGTTGGGAGCTCGTGCAGATCGGCAATTGCGGCTCCCCGATCGAGACCGAGCACGGCTGGCTCGTGCTCACCCATGGTGTCGGTCCGATGCGCACCTACGCGATCGGCGCCTTGCTGCTTCACCTCGACGACCCTTCTCGCGTGATCGGCGATCTCGGGTCTCCCCTTCTGGAGCCGGCGGAGGACGAGCGCAACGGCTACGTGCCCAACGTCGTGTACTCGTGTGGCGCCATCGTGGAGGATGGGACCGTGGTCATCCCGTACGGGTTCTCCGACCAGGCGATCCACGTGGCCACCGTCGACCTCGAAGAGCTCATCGCCGCGATGACGTGA
- a CDS encoding sulfite exporter TauE/SafE family protein has protein sequence MGDLVLILLVTSGTFFIKAITGFGGPLLAIPLLAPVIGVEHAVVGLSLANLSSNILLLIENRSGARAMRPFLVRVLGAGAIAVVAGTLVLVNVDDRILLAVLAASVFAYVALALANPNLRLGNAAGLRAAVPIGIVGGFVHGATGNSAAVFGTFFHSLALPREDFVAAVTTVFLVLSTLQVGTLASLGSFTTGRLAQAAAAVVPVLIVTPLGTRVAARLDAKTFGRIVLAMLTVAGVRLVFGVFGI, from the coding sequence ATGGGCGACCTCGTCCTCATCCTCCTGGTGACCTCGGGCACGTTCTTCATCAAGGCGATCACGGGGTTCGGCGGCCCGCTGCTCGCCATCCCGCTGCTGGCACCCGTGATCGGCGTCGAGCACGCCGTCGTGGGCCTCTCGCTCGCCAACCTGTCATCGAACATCCTGCTCCTCATCGAGAACCGATCGGGCGCACGCGCCATGCGGCCGTTCCTGGTCCGGGTCCTCGGCGCCGGAGCGATCGCAGTCGTGGCGGGCACGCTCGTGCTGGTCAATGTCGACGACCGGATCCTGCTGGCGGTCCTCGCCGCCTCAGTGTTCGCCTACGTGGCGCTGGCCCTCGCCAACCCGAACCTGCGGCTCGGGAACGCCGCCGGGCTCAGGGCCGCGGTCCCGATCGGGATCGTCGGGGGCTTCGTCCACGGAGCCACCGGCAACAGCGCTGCGGTGTTCGGCACCTTCTTCCACAGCCTCGCCCTCCCGCGAGAGGACTTCGTCGCCGCCGTCACGACGGTGTTCCTCGTGCTGTCGACGCTCCAGGTCGGGACCCTGGCGTCACTCGGATCGTTCACCACCGGCCGGCTCGCCCAAGCCGCGGCGGCAGTCGTGCCCGTGCTGATCGTCACGCCTCTCGGCACGCGCGTAGCGGCGCGTCTCGACGCCAAGACCTTCGGGCGCATCGTCCTTGCGATGCTGACGGTGGCAGGCGTCCGGCTCGTCTTCGGTGTCTTCGGGATCTAG
- a CDS encoding archease translates to MRPEPGEPLGMPRGHGTFEHTADCGIEAWAPDLPGLLEECASGMFGLMYPLVESVDGREVRVAASGETIEELLVSWLGELLYVSEVESLALVSFAVDEADGSSVSGRAIGRSSATVELHGPPIKAVTYHGLSVVGNGEWRARIIFDV, encoded by the coding sequence ATGAGGCCGGAGCCGGGCGAGCCGCTCGGGATGCCGCGTGGGCACGGGACGTTCGAGCACACCGCCGACTGCGGCATCGAAGCATGGGCGCCCGACCTTCCCGGGTTGCTCGAGGAGTGCGCCTCTGGGATGTTCGGGCTCATGTACCCGCTCGTCGAGAGCGTCGACGGGCGCGAGGTTCGCGTTGCCGCTTCAGGCGAGACGATCGAGGAGCTGCTCGTCTCCTGGCTGGGGGAGTTGTTGTACGTCTCGGAGGTCGAGTCGTTGGCTCTCGTGAGTTTCGCCGTCGACGAGGCGGATGGCTCCTCGGTCAGCGGGCGAGCGATCGGTCGTTCTTCTGCGACGGTCGAATTGCATGGTCCTCCGATCAAGGCGGTCACGTACCACGGGCTGAGTGTCGTCGGCAACGGCGAGTGGCGCGCTCGGATAATCTTCGACGTGTAG
- a CDS encoding glycosyltransferase, with protein sequence MIHLTSDGVESSLRVALISRYPPSVSGAAGAASHLVERLIEHLGVRVEVVRIVESGEPSAVGLPVVMEVDSRSPDAGAVAAWRANRSDIAVAWIDDGPPTPFLVHLLEHAAVPVVLLIDEVASSGSLSQWGPLFGKAAAVVVRSRAASTYVGGAAADDLRIEVVPHGSPFPVVSIDRTLRRRILTWGFLGPGAGVERVIRALPLLADMDPVPRYRLIGAGDPRCSSSVVANYRDELGALADDLGVATQVEFVPGYRTHDALVGELATADVVAVVYDEVDRTASRILTETIGAGKPVVATRFPGAVEALRSGAGTVVAHEDDDGLASALRRYLEDDSSYGAAVRAARGSSVEHEWDAVAGAIFAVLARVVSGGKITVTGR encoded by the coding sequence TTGATCCACCTCACGTCCGACGGCGTTGAGTCGTCGCTGCGCGTCGCCTTGATCTCGAGGTACCCCCCGAGCGTCTCAGGCGCCGCGGGTGCCGCCTCGCATCTCGTCGAGCGCCTGATCGAGCACCTCGGAGTACGGGTCGAGGTCGTGCGGATCGTCGAGTCCGGAGAGCCGTCCGCTGTCGGGCTACCCGTCGTCATGGAGGTCGATTCACGATCGCCGGATGCCGGAGCCGTTGCGGCCTGGAGGGCGAACCGCTCCGACATCGCGGTCGCGTGGATCGACGATGGACCACCGACACCGTTCCTCGTGCACCTGCTCGAGCATGCGGCCGTTCCCGTCGTGCTCCTGATCGACGAGGTCGCGTCGAGTGGATCGCTCAGCCAGTGGGGCCCGCTCTTCGGCAAGGCTGCGGCCGTTGTGGTGCGTTCCCGTGCCGCCTCGACGTATGTGGGTGGAGCCGCCGCCGACGATCTACGCATCGAAGTGGTCCCCCACGGCTCGCCGTTCCCGGTTGTCTCGATAGATCGGACGCTGCGGCGTCGCATCCTCACATGGGGCTTCCTAGGTCCTGGGGCGGGTGTGGAGCGCGTCATTCGCGCCCTCCCGCTTCTCGCCGACATGGATCCCGTTCCGCGATACCGGCTGATCGGCGCAGGAGATCCCAGATGCTCGTCGAGCGTCGTCGCAAACTATCGGGACGAGCTCGGGGCGCTGGCGGACGATCTCGGGGTGGCGACCCAAGTCGAGTTCGTACCCGGGTACCGGACCCACGACGCGCTCGTGGGTGAGCTGGCGACGGCCGATGTCGTTGCCGTCGTCTACGACGAGGTGGATCGCACGGCCTCGCGGATACTCACCGAGACGATCGGCGCCGGCAAGCCGGTGGTCGCAACGCGATTCCCGGGGGCGGTCGAGGCGCTGCGCTCCGGCGCAGGCACGGTCGTGGCACACGAGGATGACGACGGTTTGGCGTCGGCCTTGAGGCGCTACCTGGAAGACGACTCGTCGTACGGTGCCGCCGTGCGAGCGGCTCGCGGTTCGAGCGTCGAGCACGAGTGGGATGCGGTGGCTGGTGCCATCTTCGCCGTGCTGGCGCGTGTCGTATCCGGCGGAAAGATCACTGTCACCGGTCGATGA
- a CDS encoding RtcB family protein → MDDLTAVGDAMWEVPREAGMRVPGIVFASEALLEEAEIGRTLQQVRNVAHLPGIVKASMAMPDIHWGYGFPIGGVAATDVDAGGVVSPGGVGFDICCGVRLLASGFDESDFDGNRAAVMDELDRRIPRGLGQGCLARIPVETVLRRGARAAVEAGYGNRRDLERCEERGESGGAEPARVSVKARQRGAGQLGSLGAGNHFLEVQVVDEVVDTPAAEAFGITRGMVCVMIHCGSRGLGHQTCTDQLQVMGKAMSRHGIEVPDRQLACVPVRSAEGEAYMGAMAAAANFAWANRHILGHEARSAFAAAFHMSVEKTSMDLVYDVAHNLAKLEVHDVDGVERLLCVHRKGATRAYGPGHPDLPADLRAAGQPVLVPGSMGTASWVMRGVADNPAFGSAAHGAGRVMSRHAALRRDRGAAVADRLEKAGISVRPGSVKLLAEEAPYAYKDVGEVVDVCVRAGLAAAVARLRPVGVVKG, encoded by the coding sequence ATGGACGATCTCACGGCCGTCGGCGACGCCATGTGGGAGGTTCCCAGAGAAGCGGGGATGCGGGTGCCTGGCATAGTCTTCGCGTCCGAAGCGCTGCTCGAGGAGGCAGAGATCGGCCGGACGCTCCAGCAGGTACGCAACGTCGCCCACCTGCCTGGGATCGTCAAGGCGTCGATGGCGATGCCGGACATCCATTGGGGGTACGGCTTTCCCATCGGTGGAGTTGCCGCAACCGACGTCGACGCCGGCGGAGTCGTGTCGCCCGGCGGGGTGGGTTTCGACATCTGCTGCGGTGTCAGGCTGCTGGCGTCCGGGTTCGACGAGTCCGACTTCGACGGAAACCGCGCGGCCGTGATGGACGAGCTCGACCGGCGGATCCCGCGTGGCCTCGGACAGGGCTGCCTTGCACGTATCCCCGTCGAGACGGTTCTGCGGCGGGGGGCGCGCGCCGCCGTTGAAGCCGGGTACGGCAACCGACGTGACCTGGAGCGGTGCGAGGAGCGCGGCGAGTCGGGCGGTGCAGAACCTGCCCGCGTCTCAGTGAAGGCGCGCCAGAGAGGGGCAGGACAGCTGGGTTCCCTCGGCGCCGGGAACCACTTTCTCGAGGTACAGGTCGTCGACGAGGTGGTCGATACGCCCGCCGCCGAGGCTTTCGGCATCACACGAGGCATGGTGTGCGTGATGATCCACTGCGGGAGCCGCGGCCTCGGGCACCAGACGTGCACCGATCAGCTACAGGTCATGGGCAAGGCCATGTCTCGGCATGGCATAGAGGTGCCCGATCGTCAACTTGCGTGTGTGCCGGTTCGGAGCGCCGAGGGGGAGGCGTACATGGGAGCGATGGCGGCGGCCGCCAACTTCGCGTGGGCCAACCGGCACATCTTGGGCCACGAGGCCCGGTCTGCCTTCGCGGCCGCATTCCACATGAGTGTCGAGAAGACCAGCATGGATCTGGTGTACGACGTCGCCCACAATCTCGCCAAGCTCGAAGTGCACGACGTCGACGGAGTCGAGCGTCTGTTGTGTGTGCACCGCAAGGGAGCCACCAGGGCTTATGGTCCAGGACATCCCGACCTCCCTGCCGATCTGAGGGCCGCAGGCCAGCCGGTACTCGTCCCGGGGAGCATGGGTACCGCCTCCTGGGTCATGAGAGGCGTCGCCGACAACCCGGCATTCGGCTCGGCGGCTCACGGCGCCGGGCGGGTCATGAGCCGGCACGCTGCTTTGCGGCGTGACCGCGGTGCTGCCGTCGCCGATCGCCTCGAGAAGGCAGGCATCTCGGTGCGTCCCGGTTCGGTCAAGCTGCTCGCCGAGGAGGCGCCATACGCCTACAAGGACGTCGGCGAGGTCGTCGACGTCTGCGTGCGGGCGGGGCTGGCGGCGGCGGTGGCTCGGCTGCGCCCAGTTGGCGTGGTGAAAGGATGA
- a CDS encoding sulfite exporter TauE/SafE family protein, whose amino-acid sequence MTELSSPALAGLVVLGVAAGWFGALVGIGGGVLVVPALVLGFGVDFPVAVAASLVAVIATSTTAGSVYVGRGLTNMRLAMTLEVATTIGGISGGLVATILPASVLGGVFAALLFVTAFLMLRGASHPAVRIIEPTATGTGWEQPGELAGGYLDLARGGIVRYRARRVPVGAAVSLMAGAASGLLGVGGGFLKVPAMHLGMDIPIKVAAATSNFMIGVTAAASVFIYFARGYVEPLLTAPLVIGVIGGSFAGTRMSGRAQPAVLKLALAGLLLLVAVLMALRSLGAGFDA is encoded by the coding sequence GTGACGGAGCTGTCGTCGCCTGCACTCGCCGGGCTGGTCGTCCTCGGAGTCGCCGCCGGCTGGTTCGGCGCCCTCGTCGGGATCGGTGGGGGGGTGCTCGTCGTGCCGGCTCTCGTGCTCGGGTTCGGGGTCGACTTCCCGGTTGCGGTCGCCGCCTCGCTGGTCGCCGTAATCGCAACGTCGACGACGGCCGGCAGCGTCTACGTCGGCCGAGGACTCACGAACATGAGGTTGGCGATGACACTCGAGGTGGCGACCACCATCGGCGGCATCTCCGGAGGGCTGGTGGCGACGATCCTCCCGGCGAGCGTGCTCGGAGGCGTCTTCGCCGCCTTGCTGTTCGTCACCGCCTTCCTGATGCTGCGTGGTGCGTCGCACCCTGCCGTGCGCATCATCGAACCCACAGCGACAGGCACCGGGTGGGAGCAGCCCGGGGAACTGGCGGGCGGCTACCTCGACCTGGCAAGGGGTGGAATCGTCCGCTACCGGGCGAGGCGGGTCCCGGTAGGAGCAGCGGTGTCGCTCATGGCCGGGGCCGCCTCCGGTCTTCTCGGGGTCGGCGGCGGCTTCCTCAAGGTCCCTGCCATGCACCTCGGGATGGACATTCCGATCAAGGTCGCCGCGGCGACGTCGAACTTCATGATCGGGGTCACCGCGGCTGCGAGCGTGTTCATCTACTTCGCACGGGGGTACGTCGAACCCCTCCTGACGGCACCACTCGTGATCGGGGTCATCGGCGGCTCATTTGCAGGTACGCGCATGTCGGGCAGAGCCCAGCCGGCGGTACTCAAACTGGCCCTCGCCGGCCTGCTCCTGCTCGTCGCGGTGCTCATGGCGCTCCGCTCGCTCGGAGCCGGTTTCGATGCGTGA